Proteins co-encoded in one Setaria viridis chromosome 9, Setaria_viridis_v4.0, whole genome shotgun sequence genomic window:
- the LOC117840438 gene encoding cytochrome P450 89A2: METWLLVAAAILIPFLVLLRSSRSRRLPPGPPAVPLFGNLLWLRHSAADVEPLLLRLFRRYGPVVTLRIGSRLTIFVANRRLAHAALVGAGAALADRPRAATSSLLGVTDNIITRANYGAVWRLLRRNLVSETLHPSRVRLFAPARAWVRRVLLEKLREAGDGGAPCDVMGAFQYTMFCLLVLMCFGERLNEPAVRAIEDAERAWLLYISRKLSVFFFFPAVTKHLFRGRLRDAHALRRRQAELFVPLINARREYKRLAKEGRPPTSETTFQHSYVDTLLDISLPEEGNRPLTDDEIVALCSEFLNAGTDTTSTGLQWIMAELVKNPAIQAKLYDEIKATCGDGEGEVSEEVIHSMPYLKAVILEGLRKHPPGHFVLPHKAAEDMDVGGYLIPKGATVNFMVAEMGRDEEEWDRPMEFVPERFLEGGDGVGVDMTGTKGIRMMPFGVGRRICAGLSIAMLHLEYFVANMVKEFEWKEMPGDEVDFAEKREFTTVMKKPLRPRLVPRN, encoded by the coding sequence ATGGAGACCTGgctcctcgtcgccgctgccATCCTGATTCCCTTCCTCGTCCTGCTCCGTAGCAGCAGGAGCCGCCGCTTGCCGCCCGGCCCGCCGGCCGTGCCGCTGTTCGGCAACCTGCTGTGGCTGCGCCACTCGGCCGCCGACGTCGAGCCGCTCCTCCTGCGGCTGTTCAGGCGGTACGGTCCCGTCGTCACGCTCCGGATCGGGTCCCGCCTCACCATCTTCGTGGCGAACCGCCGCCTCGCGCACGCCGCGCTcgtgggcgccggcgccgcgctggccgaccggccccgcgccgccacgAGCTCGCTCCTTGGCGTCACCGACAACATCATCACCCGCGCCAACTACGGCGCCGTGTGGCGACTCCTCCGCCGCAACCTCGTCTCCGAGACGCTGCACCCGTCCCGTGTCCGGCTGTTCGCGCCGGCGCGCGCTTGGGTGCGCCGCGTCCTCTTGGAGAAGCTGCGGGAggccggggacggcggcgcgccctgCGACGTCATGGGCGCGTTCCAGTACACCATGTTCTGCCTCCTCGTGCTCATGTGCTTCGGCGAGCGGCTCAACGAGCCGGCGGTGCGCGCCATCGAGGACGCCGAGCGTGCCTGGCTGCTCTACATCTCGAGGAAGCTgagcgtcttcttcttcttccccgccgtcACCAAGCACCTCTTCCGCGGCCGCCTCCGGGACGCGCACGCACTGCGGCGGCGCCAGGCGGAGCTCTTCGTGCCGCTGATCAACGCGCGGCGGGAGTACAAGAGGCTGGCCAAGGAAGGCCGGCCGCCGACGAGTGAAACCACGTTCCAGCACTCGTACGTGGACACCCTGCTCGACATCTCGCTCCCGGAGGAGGGGAACCGCCCGCTCACCGACGACGAGATCGTCGCGCTATGCTCCGAGTTCCTCAACGCCGGGACCGACACCACCTCCACCGGGCTGCAGTGGATCATGGCCGAGCTGGTCAAGAATCCTGCCATCCAGGCGAAGCTCTACGACGAGATCAAGGCTACGTGCGGAGACGGCGAGGGCGAGGTCTCGGAGGAGGTCATCCACAGCATGCCGTACCTGAAGGCGGTGATTCTCGAAGGCCTGCGTAAGCACCCGCCGGGGCACTTCGTGCTGCCGCACAAGGCGGCGGAGGACATGGACGTCGGTGGGTACCTGATCCCCAAGGGCGCGACGGTGAACTTCATGGTGGCCGAGATGGGcagggacgaggaggagtgggaCAGGCCGATGGAGTTCGTGCCGGAGAGGTTCctggagggcggcgacggcgtgggcgTGGACATGACCGGCACCAAGGGGATCAGGATGATGCCGTTCGGCGTCGGCCGGAGGATCTGCGCCGGGCTGAGCATTGCCATGCTGCACCTCGAGTACTTCGTGGCCAACATGGTCAAGGAGTTCGAGTGGAAGGAGATgcccggcgacgaggtggactTCGCTGAGAAACGCGAGTTCACCACCGTCATGAAAAAGCCGCTCCGGCCCCGTCTTGTGCCCAGGAATTAA
- the LOC117835299 gene encoding protein FAR1-RELATED SEQUENCE 5-like, with amino-acid sequence MATPDPERTYLHDPLLPETIVPTEELRFDSRDEAKEFYKFYTGKAGFDVRITKTSRKTVLELSCNKQGHWDYYKPGEERVREKMSMRCGCKAFVKIKWNQKKDYWFFERIRLEHNHPLHPSPTVTQFLRIQKDKDPIVMGIIDQMHRCDASHNTTVNVLAELYGGRQNFTFTEMDLRNRKAATAREERENDIPKLLEFFREMKAHNEYFYYELQVDSENVIKNVFWSHASQRAEYIDFGDVVTFDTTYKTNMYSMPLAMFVGSNHQLQNVVFGQALLQDEQANTFEWLFAAFKNYQDSSMAAAIKKVFKQTQHRLCRWHMLKKYKAELKKLYKIHDGLKIKLVTAGNWRLTLQPFDGHLSRVYTRAVYKKYMETYIYSTAFRIDPHPNEVDVYLVTHTDQSWQYAWFQHSFRVEADVRSGRYTCECKTWEHTGLFCAHLIKAFTYLQIDNIPAEYIMKRYTRGARMMVPWDRHDIATSVPGCESDQYKTKKLVEIAMAAVRACRKTSLGFEKGCEQLSALVEWGESIAKGTGASHVGDHTEEQSDVIPHTIGEPAASWAEQDAAVETAVQISECAPREARTKGRKRGGRQVVNEHASSSKAQGQRTCGYCGSLGHYSTGCDLNLDNINKKRGVGGSLRGKMGRKRGRPPTKRQLEDEFNGVA; translated from the exons ATGGCAACGCCCGATCCGGAGAGGACCTACTTGCAT GATCCCTTGTTGCCAGAGACAATTGTGCCAACCGAGGAGCTGCGTTTTGACAGTAGAGATGAAGCCAAGGAATTTTACAAATTCTATACGGGCAAGGCAGGGTTTGATGTGCGCATAACCAAGACAAGTAGGAAGACGGTACTGGAGTTGTCGTGCAACAAACAAGGACACTGGGATTACTACAAGCCTGGTGAGGAGAGGGTACGTGAGAAAATGTCAATGAGGTGTGGCTGCAAAGCTTTTGTGAAGATTAAATGGAACCAGAAGAAGGACTACTGGTTCTTTGAGAGGATAAGGTTGGAGCACAATCATCCATTGCATCCCTCGCCGACCGTAACACAGTTCTTGAGGATACAAAAGGACAAGGACCCTATAGTCATGGGTATTATTGATCAGATGCATAGGTGTGATGCTTCCCACAACACTACAGTAAATGTGCTGGCAGAATTATATGGTGGTCGGCAGAACTTCACGTTCACGGAAATGGATTTGAGAAATAG GAAAGCTGCAACTgccagggaggagagggaaaatGATATACCAAAGTTGCTTGAGTTCTTCAGGGAGATGAAGGCCCATAATGAGTATTTCTACTATGAGTTGCAGGTAGACAGTGAAAATGTTATCAAGAATGTGTTCTGGAGTCATGCAAGCCAGCGTGCAGAATATATAGATTTTGGAGATGTGGTTACATTCGACACCACATACAAAACAAACATGTATAGCATGCCTTTAGCCATGTTTGTTGGGTCAAACCATCAACTGCAGAATGTCGTGTTTGGGCAAGCATTGTTGCAGGATGAGCAAGCTAACACATTTGAGTGGTTGTTTGCAGCATTCAAAAACT ACCAGGATAGTTCAATGGCGGCAGCGATCAAGAAGGTGTTCAAACAAACACAGCACAGGTTGTGCCGTTGGCACATGCTTAAGAAGTATAAAGCAGAGCTGAAAAAACTGTACAAGATTCATGATGGTCTGAAGATAAAGCTCGTCACC GCTGGTAACTGGCGGCTGACGTTGCAGCCCTTTGATGGCCATCTTAGCAGAGTGTACACACGAGCCGTGTACAAAAAATACATGGAAACTTATATTTATAGTACTGCTTTCCGTATTGATCCTCATCCTAACGAGGTTGATGTTTACCTGGTGACGCACACGGATCAGTCATGGCAATATGCTTGGTTTCAACATTCATTTAGAGTGGAGGCTGATGTACGATCCGGTAGGTATACATGCGAGTGCAAGACATGGGAGCATACAG GCTTGTTCTGCGCCCATCTTATTAAAGCCTTCACGTACCTTCAGATCGACAATATACCTGCAGAGTACATAATGAAGAGATACACGAGGGGTGCAAGAATGATGGTACCGTGGGACAGGCATGACATTGCGACTTCGGTACCGGGTTGTGAGAGCGATCAATACAAAACAAAGAAACTAGTAGAAATTGCGATGGCTGCTGTGAGGGCATGCCGCAAAACAAGTCTTGGGTTCGAGAAAGGCTGTGAGCAGCTGTCTGCATTGGTTGAGTGGGGTGAAAGTATTGCAAAAGGTACAGGAGCATCACATGTGGGGGATCATACAGAAGAACAGAGTGATGTGATCCCGCATACTATAGGTGAACCTGCGGCTAGTTGGGCTGAACAAGATGCAGCAGTTGAAACTGCAGTCCAAATTTCGGAGTGTGCACCAAGGGAGGCAAGAACAAAGGGGAGGAAGCGTGGAGGGAGACAGGTTGTTAATGAACATGCAAGTTCCAGTAAGGCACAGGGGCAGCGGACATGTGGATATTGTGGATCTTTGGGTCATTATAGTACGGGGTGTGATTTGAACCTGGATAACATCAATAAGAAACGAGGTGTAGGTGGGAGTTTGCGGGGCAAGATGGGACGGAAGAGGGGGAGACCACCCACAAAAAGGCAACTGGAGGATGAGTTTAATGGTGTTGCATGA